The Tripterygium wilfordii isolate XIE 37 chromosome 4, ASM1340144v1, whole genome shotgun sequence genome has a window encoding:
- the LOC119996506 gene encoding polyadenylate-binding protein RBP47B' isoform X1 — MAHHQPATLEEVRTLWIGDLQYWIDEAYLNSCFAHTGEVISVKVIRNKITGQPEGYGFVEFVSHAAAERILQMYNGTQMPGTEQTFRLNWASFGIGERRPDAGPEHSIFVGDLAPDVTDYLLQETFRVQYPSVRGAKVVTDPNTGRSKGYGFVKFSDENERNRAMTEMNGVYCSTRPMRISAATPKKTTGFQPQFAVAKAVYPVPAYATPPVLPVDNDTNNTTIFVGNLDPNVTEEELKQIFLQFGEIMYVKIPVGKGCGFVQFGNRTSAEEAIQRMQGNMIGQQVVRISWGRSPTAKQMTIVSDNSGELVSFWIWGCASLIGIILWINATYGQKIFMDLSGVWGQQVDPSQWSAYYGYGQGYDPYAYGAAQDPSLYAYGAYSGYAQYPQQVEGVQDMTAMAGALPVVEQREESYDPLATPDVDKLNAAYLSIHGRAILGQPLWLRTSSLSPHA; from the exons ATGGCGCATCATCAACCTGCGACCTTAGAAGAAGTGAGAACCCTCTGGATCGGGGATTTGCAGTACTGGATCGATGAGGCCTATCTTAATTCCTGTTTCGCTCACACCGGCGAG GTAATTTCAGTGAAAGTCATTCGTAACAAAATCACTGGGCAGCCAGAGGGTTATGGGTTTGTGGAGTTTGTGTCTCATGCAGCAGCAGAGAGGATTCTTCAGATGTACAATGGGACACAAATGCCTGGGACTGAACAAACTTTCAGGTTAAATTGGGCTTCTTTTGGGATTGGCGAAAGGCGTCCTGACGCAGGGCCTGAGCATTCCATATTCGTGGGGGATTTAGCTCCCGATGTCACGGATTACCTCTTGCAAGAAACCTTCCGGGTTCAATATCCATCCGTCAGAGGAGCGAAGGTTGTGACTGATCCAAATACGGGGCGTTCAAAGGGATATGGGTTCGTTAAATTTTCTGATGAGAATGAAAGAAATCGTGCTATGACTGAAATGAATGGTGTCTATTGCTCGACTAGGCCCATGCGTATTAGTGCAGCAACACCAAAGAAGACCACTGGATTTCAACCGCAGTTTGCTGTCGCAAAAG CTGTATATCCAGTTCCAGCCTATGCCACTCCACCTGTGCTTCCGGTTGATAATGACACTAATAATACAACA ATATTTGTTGGTAACCTGGATCCCAATGTCACGGAAGAAGAATTGAAGCAAATCTTTTTACAATTTGGGGAGATTATGTATGTCAAGATCCCTGTGGGCAAAGGATGTGGCTTCGTACagtttggaaatag GACTTCTGCTGAAGAAGCCATCCAAAGGATGCAGGGAAATATGATAGGTCAACAAGTTGTTCGCATATCTTGGGGTCGGAGCCCAACAGCAAAGCAG ATGACTATAGTTTCTGACAATAGTGGTGAACTTGTTAGCTTTTGGATTTGGG GTTGTGCTTCACTGATAGGCATAATCCTGTGGATAAATGCAACGTATGGTCAGAAAATATTCATG GACTTATCTGGCGTCTGGGGTCAGCAAGTAGATCCAAGTCAGTGGAGCGCTTATTACGGATACGGACAGGGCTATGATCCATATGCTTATGGGGCTGCTCAAGATCCATCTTTATATGCATATGGTGCATATTCTGGTTATGCGCAGTATCCTCAGCAG GTTGAAGGTGTTCAAGATATGACGGCTATGGCTGGTGCTCTGCCTGTTGTAGAGCAAAGAGAGGAGTCATATGACCCCTTGGCCACACCTGATGTTGACAA GTTAAATGCTGCTTATCTTTCCATTCATGGAAGGGCGATTTTAGGCCAACCCTTATGGCTGAGAACCTCGTCACTTTCTCCACACGCTTAA
- the LOC119996506 gene encoding polyadenylate-binding protein RBP47B' isoform X2: protein MAHHQPATLEEVRTLWIGDLQYWIDEAYLNSCFAHTGEVISVKVIRNKITGQPEGYGFVEFVSHAAAERILQMYNGTQMPGTEQTFRLNWASFGIGERRPDAGPEHSIFVGDLAPDVTDYLLQETFRVQYPSVRGAKVVTDPNTGRSKGYGFVKFSDENERNRAMTEMNGVYCSTRPMRISAATPKKTTGFQPQFAVAKAVYPVPAYATPPVLPVDNDTNNTTIFVGNLDPNVTEEELKQIFLQFGEIMYVKIPVGKGCGFVQFGNRTSAEEAIQRMQGNMIGQQVVRISWGRSPTAKQDLSGVWGQQVDPSQWSAYYGYGQGYDPYAYGAAQDPSLYAYGAYSGYAQYPQQVEGVQDMTAMAGALPVVEQREESYDPLATPDVDKLNAAYLSIHGRAILGQPLWLRTSSLSPHA from the exons ATGGCGCATCATCAACCTGCGACCTTAGAAGAAGTGAGAACCCTCTGGATCGGGGATTTGCAGTACTGGATCGATGAGGCCTATCTTAATTCCTGTTTCGCTCACACCGGCGAG GTAATTTCAGTGAAAGTCATTCGTAACAAAATCACTGGGCAGCCAGAGGGTTATGGGTTTGTGGAGTTTGTGTCTCATGCAGCAGCAGAGAGGATTCTTCAGATGTACAATGGGACACAAATGCCTGGGACTGAACAAACTTTCAGGTTAAATTGGGCTTCTTTTGGGATTGGCGAAAGGCGTCCTGACGCAGGGCCTGAGCATTCCATATTCGTGGGGGATTTAGCTCCCGATGTCACGGATTACCTCTTGCAAGAAACCTTCCGGGTTCAATATCCATCCGTCAGAGGAGCGAAGGTTGTGACTGATCCAAATACGGGGCGTTCAAAGGGATATGGGTTCGTTAAATTTTCTGATGAGAATGAAAGAAATCGTGCTATGACTGAAATGAATGGTGTCTATTGCTCGACTAGGCCCATGCGTATTAGTGCAGCAACACCAAAGAAGACCACTGGATTTCAACCGCAGTTTGCTGTCGCAAAAG CTGTATATCCAGTTCCAGCCTATGCCACTCCACCTGTGCTTCCGGTTGATAATGACACTAATAATACAACA ATATTTGTTGGTAACCTGGATCCCAATGTCACGGAAGAAGAATTGAAGCAAATCTTTTTACAATTTGGGGAGATTATGTATGTCAAGATCCCTGTGGGCAAAGGATGTGGCTTCGTACagtttggaaatag GACTTCTGCTGAAGAAGCCATCCAAAGGATGCAGGGAAATATGATAGGTCAACAAGTTGTTCGCATATCTTGGGGTCGGAGCCCAACAGCAAAGCAG GACTTATCTGGCGTCTGGGGTCAGCAAGTAGATCCAAGTCAGTGGAGCGCTTATTACGGATACGGACAGGGCTATGATCCATATGCTTATGGGGCTGCTCAAGATCCATCTTTATATGCATATGGTGCATATTCTGGTTATGCGCAGTATCCTCAGCAG GTTGAAGGTGTTCAAGATATGACGGCTATGGCTGGTGCTCTGCCTGTTGTAGAGCAAAGAGAGGAGTCATATGACCCCTTGGCCACACCTGATGTTGACAA GTTAAATGCTGCTTATCTTTCCATTCATGGAAGGGCGATTTTAGGCCAACCCTTATGGCTGAGAACCTCGTCACTTTCTCCACACGCTTAA